Within the Magnetococcales bacterium genome, the region CCGAAACCAGCGAATCAAAGTGCCGTCATGAATTCCGGCTAATTGGTGGAAATACCGTCCGGGATCAGGAAGTCTGAATTTATTGCGACGTGGTGTCAAAACCCCGATATGACGTAATGCTTCCAAAGCCAACGTGTTTCGCATTGGCGCGTCTTTCAGTGAATTCATCACCATGGAAACGGCGAACGTTACAATTTCTCCATTTTTTTCCGTCCAACCAACATACCAGCCAATCCCTGGCCGTTCCGCCATCGCCCAGCCGGTTTTGCCGTAAAGGTGAACTCCATCCAGGTTTTCCCGTGGCAGAAGACGACGCACTTCCAACAACGATCTCCTGGAAATGGGAAGTCGTCCCGTCGCCAGAAGGGCCAGAAATCGGGCCTGTTCCA harbors:
- a CDS encoding class D beta-lactamase; protein product: MVLHVPAQRLLVSDETLCDTRFFPASTFKVVNTLIALETGMVREDELFPWNGRSQPFKTWEKDMTLKEALGVSAVPVFQEIARRIGLGRMKEWVTRLAYGNADIGTVVDRFWLEGPLVISPMEQARFLALLATGRLPISRRSLLEVRRLLPRENLDGVHLYGKTGWAMAERPGIGWYVGWTEKNGEIVTFAVSMVMNSLKDAPMRNTLALEALRHIGVLTPRRNKFRLPDPGRYFHQLAGIHDGTLIRWFR